A section of the Oncorhynchus gorbuscha isolate QuinsamMale2020 ecotype Even-year linkage group LG04, OgorEven_v1.0, whole genome shotgun sequence genome encodes:
- the LOC124034499 gene encoding LOW QUALITY PROTEIN: low-density lipoprotein receptor-related protein 2-like (The sequence of the model RefSeq protein was modified relative to this genomic sequence to represent the inferred CDS: inserted 2 bases in 1 codon), with the protein MAFCLLLCIAILEITAAQTPLNCNLGTKPCKDGSECVLHQHVCDGEADCRDGSDEEDCTVACNDGQFLCAHGKKCIDQRQVCDGVAQCQDRSDELDCLNSMEGCVHHCDNKTRCLPDTFLCDGERDCLDGTDEANCDSDSTDLKSHHNVAGNTTMSAPAPLKCPFGTKPCRDRIECVLYNHVCDGEADCKDGSDEEECILECERGQFQCTHGKKCIDQRQMCDGVAQCQDRSDELDCLKPMEGCVHHCDKTRCLPDTFLCDGERDCLDGTDEANCADESCNSGEFRCTSGQCLSVSMRCDGHPDCQDRSDEESCTEPPXCTTKLRCPQSQECLLEEWVCDREQDCKDGSDEKNCKMVQLKCGDFQWACTSKNQCVPKAWRCDGTKDCADESDEAGCGQVATCPSHQFQCGSTWECLDTALVCNTVRNCANGSDEGGNCQAECPDKTQCAHNCYSTPHGTRCGCKAGYRLQEDTVSCVDIDECEGGRPGVCSHLCVNTQGSFQCHCYPGYLLESDGRRCKITGEPYLLASVQTELFLFGLRSSSLDVLVSSAKKAILSLDYDWRDQKVFWVSLDSESIKWSSLHQKKTGTLVKGIKSDCIAVDWVGRNLYWIDGIGGGRIIAVGLNTTIINSMDLTVILDEDFEQPRSLALLPQKGIMFWSEIGNEVKIERAGMDGSERRVVVSHSLSLSWPGGLAVDTLGERIYWTDEKLRCIGSANLDGGDIELLQMMETTNPFSVTVYNDLLYWSDTRRRTIQRADKITGKNRKVLLKRPGQPFGLKIIHPLLQTSNERPCENLRCSHLCVLGPGPKGVCKCPSGLLLAEDGLTCSNLVNSAFLLVLSPTVVTQIYLQTMHSAVGLKSWPEHLALPLPNVNEAAMLDYTLQDQTLYLADSGQSSVVLFKLKETGLVPRGQFLQLKGDTVTALALDWITLSVYWSSTKQPRLQVTSSSGEHTAVLIQDIGSLESIALHPLSGRLCFTNLAKQGEGAQVECAHMDGVKRAPVWKDAFQPTSLTFSNKGNEIYWADIGYGVIGSVRVDGTGYKEFKTGDGLTAFALSNGMLLWVTDSDTTKVWYRDDPLTKKLWFEVNTEIVSLKAYSKSSQMGSNLCSDGNGDCSHLCLALPGGRTCRCAHDHYPVNVTYCAPDQHCPAGSRPCLDGHTCFPLEKFCDGHPDCSDTSDENCVHLKGKSVKAKAPNQLPSPSFPIPADPGSTSLDNSWLVRNLEAQQCSEKHCNGNGECVETNGGISCACGLGYSGDSCQNQLTKTMQGPLIYGAIGLCAAIVVISVLAAVVKRKTANTRRANPVAKQTSMIELEKGEGCEGASSPISDFAEEVVSSVD; encoded by the exons ATGGCTTTCTGTTTGCTTCTGTGTATAGCAATTTTGGAAATCACAG CAGCGCAGACCCCGTTGAACTGCAACCTGGGCACCAAACCTTGCAAGGATGGATCTGAGTGTGTACTCCACCAACATGTGTGCGACGGAGAAGCCGACTGTAGGGATGGTTCTGATGAGGAGGACTGCACTGTCGCATGCAATGATG GGCAGTTTCTGTGTGCCCATGGGAAGAAATGCATTGACCAGCGGCAGGTGTGTGACGGTGTGGCCCAGTGTCAGGACCGCTCTGATGAGTTGGACTGCCTGAATTCCATGGAAGGCTGTGTTCACCACTGTGACAACAAGACCCGCTGCCTCCCAGACACCTTCCtctgtgatggagagagggactgcCTGGATGGCACTGACGAAGCCAACTGCG ATTCCGACTCTACTGATCTTAAAAGTCATCACAATGTTGCTGGGAATACCACAATGTCTGCACCAGCACCCCTCAAGTGCCCTTTTGGCACTAAACCATGCCGGGACAGGATTGAGTGTGTTCTTTACAACCATGTGTGCGATGGAGAGGCGGACTGTAAGGATGGCTCGGATGAGGAAGAGTGTATATTAGAATGTGAACGTG GCCAGTTTCAGTGTACACATGGGAAGAAATGCATTGACCAGAGGCAGATGTGTGACGGTGTGGCCCAGTGTCAGGACCGCTCTGATGAGTTGGACTGCCTGAAGCCCATGGAGGGCTGTGTTCACCACTGTGACAAGACCCGCTGCCTCCCAGACACCTTCCTCTGTGACGGAGAGAGGGACTGCCTGGATGGCACTGATGAGGCCAACTGTG CTGATGAGAGCTGCAATAGTGGGGAGTTCCGTTGCACCAGTGGTCAGTGTTTATCCGTAAGCATGCGCTGTGACGGGCATCCTGACTGTCAGGATCGCTCTGACGAGGAGAGCTGCACCGAGCCCCC GTGCACCACCAAGCTCCGGTGCCCACAAAGCCAGGAGTGCCTGCTGGAGGAGTGGGTCTGTGATAGGGAGCAGGACTGTAAAGATGGCTCTGATGAAAAG AATTGCAAGATGGTCCAATTGAAGTGTGGCGATTTCCAGTGGGCCTGTACATCTaagaaccagtgtgttcccaaaGCATGGAGATGTGATGGAACAAAGGACTGCGCTGATGAAAGTGATGAGGCAGGAT GTGGTCAGGTAGCAACATGCCCCTCTCACCAGTTCCAGTGTGGCAGCACGTGGGAGTGTTTGGACACAGCCCTGGTGTGTAACACGGTCAGAAACTGTGCTAATGGTTCTGACGAGGGTGGCAACTGCCAAGCAGAGTGTCCAGACAAAACCCAATGTGCCCATAACTGTTACAGCACACCACATGGAACG AGGTGTGGCTGTAAGGCTGGTTACCGACTCCAAGAGGACACAGTGTCCTGTGTTGATATTGATGAGTGTGAAGGCGGTAGACCAGGTGTTTGCAGCCACCTATGCGTCAACACCCAGGGCTCCTTCCAGTGTCATTGCTACCCTGGTTACCTGCTGGAATCTGATGGTCGCCGCTGCAAGATCACAG GTGAGCCCTACCTACTGGCCTCTGTGCAGACTGAGCTGTTCCTGTTTGGGCTGAGAAGCAGCAGTCTGGATGTCCTGGTGTCCTCTGCTAAGAAAGCCATCCTGTCCCTGGACTATGACTGGAGGGATCAGAAAGTGTTCTGGGTCAGCCTGGATTCAGAGAGCATCAAATGGTCCTCTCTACACCAGAAAAAGACAGGAACTCTTGTCAAAG GCATCAAATCTGATTGCATTGCTGTTGACTGGGTAGGGAGAAACCTGTACTGGATTGATGGCATTGGCGGTGGTCGGATTATTGCTGTTGGATTAAACACAACCATCATAAACTCTATGGATCTCACAGTCATCCTCGATGAGGACTTCGAACAACCTCGCTCTCTGGCACTCCTGCCACAGAAGGG GATCATGTTCTGGTCGGAGATTGGTAACGAGGTGAAGATTGAGCGTGCGGGAATGGACGGGtctgagaggagagtagtggtcagtcacagcctcagcctcagctgGCCAGGCGGTCTGGCTGTGGACACACTAGGGGAGAGGATCTACTGGACGGACGAGAAGCTCCGGTGCATCGGCTCAGCCAACCTGGATGGCGGGGACATTGAG CTTCTGCAGATGATGGAGACAACCAACCCGTTCTCTGTCACAGTTTACAATGACCTGCTCTACTGGTCAGACACCAGGAGGAGAACTATTCAAAGGGCTGATAAAATCACTGGAAAGAACCGCAAAGTTCTCCTCAAACGACCTGGACAACCTTTTGGACTGAAA ATCATTCATCCACTTCTGCAGACAAGCAATGAGCGTCCCTGTGAGAACCTTCGTTGTTCTCACCTGTGTGTGCTGGGCCCAGGCCCCAAAGGGGTCTGCAAGTGTCCCTCTGGTCTGCTCCTAGCTGAGGATGGCCTCACCTGCTCCAACTTGGTCAACTCTGCCTTCCTCTTGGTGCTCTCGCCAACTGTTGTCACACAG atctACCTGCAGACCATGCACAGTGCTGTGGGTCTGAAAAGCTGGCCGGAGCACCTCGCCCTACCTCTCCCCAATGTCAACGAGGCAGCGATGTTGGATTACACCCTGCAAGATCAGACTCTGTACCTAGCTGACTCTGGCCAATCGTCTGTAGTCCTCTTCAAGCTGAAGGAGACCGGCTTGGTGCCTCGCGGCCAGTTCCTGCAACTCAAAGGGGACACAGTTACAGCCCTGGCTCTAGACTGGATAACCCTCAGCGTATACTGGAGTAGCACCAAGCAGCCACGGCTGCAGGTCACCTCTTCCAGTGGGGAACACACTGCTGTGTTAATTCAGGATATTGGAAGTCTGGAGTCCATAGCGCTTCACCCACTCAGTGGAAGACTCTGTTTTACCAACCTGGCCAAGCAGGGGGAAGGCGCTCAGGTGGAGTGTGCTCACATGGATGGGGTGAAGCGCGCTCCGGTGTGGAAGGATGCTTTTCAGCCCACCTCCCTGACTTTCTCCAACAAGGGCAATGAGATCTACTGGGCTGACATCG GTTATGGGGTGATCGGCTCTGTCAGAGTTGATGGTACTGGATACAAGGAGTTTAAGACTGGGGATGGCCTGACTGCATTTGCACTCAGCAATGGCATGCTCCTCTGGGTGACAGACAGTG ACACAACCAAAGTTTGGTATAGAGATGATCCATTGACTAAGAAGCTTTGGTTCGAGGTAAACACTGAAATTGTCAGTTTGAAGGCTTACAGCAAGTCCAGCCAGATGG GCTCTAACCTCTGCTCAGATGGGAATGGAGACTGCAGTCACTTGTGTTTGGCTCTTCCTGGTGGTAGGACCTGTAGGTGTGCCCATGACCATTACCCAGTCAATGTCACATACTGCGCCCCAGACCAGCACTGCCCAGCTGGAAGTAGACCCTGTCTGGATGGGCACACATGCTTCCCCCTGGAGAAGTTCTGTGACGGACATCCTGACTGCTCTGACACTTCAGATGAGAACT GTGTCCATCTCAAAGGGAAGTCTGTCAAGGCCAAAGCCCCAAACCAGCTTCCCAGTCCCAGCTTTCCTATACCTGCAGATCCTGGCTCCACCTCTCTGGACAACAGTTGGCTGGTGAGAAACCTGGAAGCCCAGCAGTGTAGTGAAAAGCACTGCAATGGGAATGGGGAGTGTGTGGAGACCAATGGGGGCATCTCCTGTGCCTGTGGTTTAGGCTACAGTGGAGACTCCTGCCAAAACCAGCTCACCAAGACTATGCAAGGCCCACTCATCTATGGGGCCATTGGCCTCTGTGCTGCAATTGTTGTTATCAGTGTCCTCGCTGCGGTGGTTAAGAGGAAGACTGCAAACACAAG GAGAGCCAACCCTGTGGCAAAGCAGACTAGTATGATTGAGCTGGAGAAGGGTGAAGGTTGTGAAGGAGCTTCTTCACCTATCAGTGACTTTGCAGAG GAAGTGGTGTCGTCTGTGGATTAA